In Pectinophora gossypiella chromosome 1, ilPecGoss1.1, whole genome shotgun sequence, one genomic interval encodes:
- the LOC126368695 gene encoding chitin synthase chs-2 isoform X4 has product MAASGGKRRDEGSDNSDDELTPLANEIYGGSQRTVQETKGWDVFREFPPKQDSGSMETQKCLDFTVRLLKVLAYVVTFIVVLASGVLAKGTVLFMTSQLKKDRRLTYCNRDLGRDKQFVVSLPDEERVAWMWAVLAVFAIPEIGTLIRSVRICFFKTSKRPTSVQFIIVFIAETLHTIGMAMLFFKVLPELDVVKGAMITNCMCIVPAILGLLSRNSRDSKRFVKVIVDMAAIVAQVTGFIVWPLLDDKPVLWLIPISALLISLGWWENYVTRQSPIGIIKSLGRLKDELNLSRYYIYRFLSVWKILVFLVCILFSIWMEGDEPAMFFQLFNAGFGPHNIVVDEVQVTSGGTVIPDLANVTLTGDSVEVAAVYKSAFYVLLIQLFAAYFCYIFGKFACKILIQGFSYAFPINLVIPLVVNLLIAACGLRNGDNCFFHGTIPDYLFFESPPVFTLSDFISRQMAWVWLLWLLSQTWITIHIWTPKAERLASTEKLFVVPMYNGLLIDQSMALNRKRDDQKDVKTEDLAEIEKEKGDEYYETISVHTDNTGSVPKTVKSSDSITRIYACATMWHETKDEMMEFLKSILRLDEDQCARRVAQKYLRVVDPDYYEFETHIFLDDAFEISDHSDDDSQVNRFVKLLVDTIDEAASEVHQTIIRIRPPKKYPAPYGGRLTWVLPGKTKMICHLKDKAKIRHRKRWSQVMYMYYLLGHRLIELPISVDRKEVMAENTYLLTLDGDIDFQPHAVRLLIDLMKKNKNLGAACGRIHPVGSGPMVWYQMFEYAIGHWLQKATEHMIGCVLCSPGCFSLFRGKALMDDNVMKKYTLRSDEARHYVQYDQGEDRWLCTLLLQRGYRVEYSAASDAYTHCPEGFSEFYNQRRRWVPSTIANIMDLLMDYKHTIKINDNISSPYIAYQMMLMGGTILGPGTIFLMLVGAFVAAFRIDNWTSFEYNLYPIMAFMIVCFTMKSEIQLLVAQILSTAYAMIMMAVIVGTALQLGEDGVGSPSAIFLIALSSSFFIAACLHPQEFWCIVPGIIYLLSIPSMYLLLILYSIINLNVVSWGTREVQVKKTKKEIEQEKKEAEEAKKNAKQKSLLGFLPGGNNNEDEGSIEFSLAGLFKCMFCTHPKGAEEKVQLMHITSTLEKLEKKIENVERAVDPHGLHRGRKLSVGHRGSANGDHLDALAEGPEDNSSDSETDTLSTSPRERRDELINPYWIEDPELKKGEVDFLSQSELQFWKELIDKYLYPIDANKEEQARISKDLKELRDSSVFSFFMVNALFVLIVFLMQLNKDNLHFRWPFGIKTNITLDDATQEVIITKEYLQLEPIGLVFVFFFALILVIQFTAMLFHRFGTLSHILASTELNWFCTKKSEDLSQDALLDKNAIAIVKDLQKLNGLDDDYDNDSGSGPHNVGRRKTIHNLEKAKQRKRNIGTLDVAFKKRFFNMNANDGPGTPVLNRKMTLRRETLKALETRRNSVMAERRKSQMQTLGANNEYGVAGMLNNNHGVVPRHRTSTANISVKDVFGEPNGGQVNRAYETSLGDEDENSMRLQPRQNQVTFQGRYQ; this is encoded by the exons CCAAAGAACGGTACAAGAAACGAAAGGATGGGACGTCTTCAGAGAGTTCCCGCCGAAGCAGGACAGTGGGTCGATGGAGACTCAGAAATGCCTGGACTTTACCGTGAGACTGCTGAAGGTCCTCGCTTACGTCGTCACCTTCATCGTGGTGCTGGCTTCTGGAGTCCTCGCGAAGGGCACAGTCCTTTTCATGACGTCACAACTCAAGAAGGATAGACGACTCACATATTGTAATAGagatttag GTAGAGACAAACAGTTCGTGGTATCCTTGCCGGACGAGGAGCGCGTTGCGTGGATGTGGGCGGTGCTCGCCGTCTTCGCCATTCCAGAGATCGGCACCCTCATCAGATCAGTCCGAATATGCTTCTTCAAGACATCCAAAAGACCAACAAGCGTTCAGTTTATTATT GTATTCATAGCGGAAACATTGCATACAATTGGAATGGCGATGCTATTCTTCAAAGTGTTACCGGAACTGGATGTGGTCAAAGGAGCTATGATAACCAACTGCATGTGCATAGTGCCAGCTATACTCGGCTTGCTATCACGCAATTCGCGAGACTCGAAGAGATTCGTGAAAGTGATTGTGGATATGGCAGCGATCGTGGCGCAAGTCACCGGATTTATAGTGTGGCCGCTTTTGGACGACAAGCCCGTTCTGTGGCTGATACCGATCTCTGCTCTCCTCATTTCACTGGGGTGGTGGGAAAATTACGTCACTCGACAAAGCCCAATTG GCATAATAAAGAGTCTAGGCAGACTAAAAGACGAGCTGAACTTGAGTCGGTATTACATATACCGTTTTCTGTCAGTATGGAAGATTCTGGTGTTCCTCGTGTGCATCCTCTTCAGCATTTGGATGGAGGGTGACGAGCCTGCTATGTTCTTCCAGTTGTTCAATGCCGGCTTTGGACCTCATAACATCGTAGTAGACGAG GTACAAGTTACATCAGGCGGAACGGTCATCCCGGATCTGGCAAACGTTACACTGACCGGCGATTCGGTTGAAGTAGCCGCCGTATACAAGTCAGCTTTCTACGTCTTACTTATACAACTGTTTGCGGCGTACTTCTGCTACATATTCGGGAAATTTGCCTGCAAAATTCTCATCCAAGGGTTCAGTTACGCTTTCCCTATCAATCTCGTCATACCGTTGGTCGTCAATTTACTAATCGCTGCCTGTGGATTGAGGAATGGTGACAACTGCTTCTTCCATGGGACTATACCTGATTACCTATTCTTTGAAAGTCCGCCAG TATTTACTCTTAGTGACTTCATCTCCCGTCAAATGGCATGGGTCTGGCTGTTATGGCTCTTGTCACAAACATGGATCACTATACACATCTGGACACCGAAAGCGGAGCGTTTGGCCTCAACAGAAAAGTTGTTCGTCGTGCCCATGTACAATGGACTGCTCATCGATCAAAGCATGGCACTGAATCGAAAGAGAGACGACCAAAAGGACGTGAAGACTGAG GACCTCGctgaaatagaaaaagaaaaaggagaCGAATACTATGAAACAATATCTGTACACACAGACAATACCGGTTCTGTTCCTAAAACAGTGAAGTCCTCAGATTCGATTACTCGTATTTACGCATGCGCTACTATGTGGCACGAAACCAAAGACGAGATGATGGAGTTCTTGAAGTCTATTCTGCGTTTAGATGAAGATCAGTGCGCTCGCCGTGTGGCACAGAAATATTTACGTGTTGTTGATCCTGACTACTACGAATTTgaaa CGCATATATTCTTAGACGACGCTTTCGAAATATCGGACCACAGTGACGACGATTCACAAGTGAATCGCTTCGTGAAACTCCTAGTGGATACGATCGACGAAGCTGCCTCCGAAGTGCACCAGACAATTATTCGTATTAGACCACCGAAGAAGTACCCTGCACCATACGGCGGAAGACTGACTTGGGTTCTGCCCGGAAAGACCAAAATGATCTGTCATCTGAAGGACAAGGCAAAAATCCGTCATAGGAAGCGTTGGTCTCAG GTAATGTACATGTACTATTTACTGGGTCACCGTCTAATAGAGCTGCCGATATCTGTAGATCGTAAAGAAGTAATGGCTGAAAACACTTACTTGCTGACCCTTGACGGAGACATTGACTTTCAACCACATGCCGTCCGTTTACTAATTGACTTGatgaagaagaataagaatctTGGAGCTGCTTGCGGTCGTATTCACCCTGTCGGATCTG GCCCTATGGTATGGTATCAAATGTTTGAATATGCTATTGGCCATTGGCTGCAAAAGGCAACAGAACACATGATCGGGTGCGTACTCTGTAGTCCGGGATGCTTCTCTCTGTTCAGAGGAAAGGCTCTTATGGACGATAATGTGATGAAGAAGTACACTCTACGATCAGACGAGGCTCGGCATTACGTACAGTACGATCAAG GGGAAGATCGTTGGTTGTGCACTCTCTTACTACAAAGAGGCTATCGTGTAGAATACTCAGCTGCCTCAGATGCCTACACGCACTGTCCCGAAGGTTTCAGCGAGTTCTACAATCAGCGTCGTCGTTGGGTGCCTTCCACCATCGCCAACATTATGGATCTGCTTATGGACTACAAACATACGATCAAGAtcaacgacaatatttcttcaCCCTACATTGCTTATCAA ATGATGTTGATGGGCGGTACGATCCTGGGTCCCGGCACTATATTCCTTATGTTGGTGGGTGCCTTCGTGGCTGCTTTCCGAATCGACAACTGGACATCTTTCGAATACAACCTCTATCCCATTATGGCCTTCATGATCGTTTGCTTCACGATGAAATCCGAAATACAG CTACTGGTGGCACAAATTCTATCAACTGCATATGCAATGATAATGATGGCTGTGATAGTCGGTACGGCTCTTCAGTTAGGCGAGGACGGCGTGGGATCTCCTTCGGCTATTTTCTTGATAGCTCTCTCAAGTTCATTTTTCATAGCAGCCTGTTTGCATCCACAAGAATTTTGGTGCATCGTGCCTGGTATCATCTATCTACTGTCTATTCCGTCTATGTACTTACTATTGATTTTGTACTCGATAATAAATCTCAATGTTGTAAGTTGGGGTACTCGAGAAGTACAAGTTAAGAAGACTAAAAAG GAAATTGAACAAGAGAAAAAAGAAGCAGAGGAAGCCAAGAAAAATGCTAAACAAAAGTCGTTACTTGGGTTCCTGCCTGGAGGAAACAATAATGAAGATGAGGGTTCAATTGAATTCTCATTGGCTGGTTTATTCAAGTGCATGTTCTGCACACATCCTAAAGGAGCAGAAGAAAAAGTTCAATTGATGCACATAACGTCGACGCTTGAAAAACTGgaaaagaaaattgaaaatgTAGAAAG AGCTGTTGATCCTCATGGACTACACAGAGGCCGGAAATTATCAGTGGGACATCGCGGTAGTGCTAACGGAGATCACTTGGATGCTCTTGCTGAAGGCCCTGAAGACAACAGTTCTGATTCCGAGACAGACACCCTATCCACATCGCCTAGA GAACGCCGAGATGAACTAATAAACCCATACTGGATTGAAGATCCTGAACTCAAAAAGGGTGAAGTCGACTTTTTGAGTCAGTCTGAATTACAATTCTGGAAAGAACTGATAGACAAATATCTGTATCCCATTGATGCAAACAAAGAGGAGCAG GCTCGTATATCCAAGGATCTCAAAGAACTGAGAGACTCTTCTGTCTTTTCATTCTTTATGGTCAACGCCCTTTTTGTCCTCATTGTGTTCCTTATGCAACTGAACAAGGACAACCTTCACTTTAGGTGGCCCTTCGGAAtcaaaactaatataacacttGATGACGCTACTCAAGAG GTGATCATTACAAAAGAATATTTACAATTGGAGCCCATCGGTCTGGTGTTTGTGTTCTTCTTCGCGCTGATCTTGGTCATCCAGTTCACTGCGATGTTGTTCCATAGATTTGGAACTTTATCGCACATATTAGCATCTACAGAACTGAACTGGTTCTGTACGAAGaag TCTGAAGACTTGTCTCAAGATGCATTGCTGGATAAGAATGCAATAGCAATAGTCAAAGATTTACAAAAACTTAACGGTTTGGATGACGATTACGACAACGATTCCGGATCAGGACCACATAACGTCGGAAGGAGGAAAACCATCCATAACCTGGAGAAAGCCAAGCAGAGGAAGAGGAATATAGGGACGTTGGATGTCGCGTTCAAGAAACGTTTCTTCAATATGAATGCTAACGACGGGCCGG GAACACCGGTACTAAATCGCAAGATGACGCTACGAAGAGAAACGCTGAAAGCTTTAGAAACAAGAAGAAACTCCGTGATGGCTGAGCGGAGAAAGTCGCAAATGCAAACGCTTGGTGCTAACAACGAATACGGTGTTGCTGGCATG CTAAATAACAACCATGGAGTTGTGCCGCGTCATCGTACCTCCACCGCCAATATATCGGTCAAGGATGTGTTCGGCGAGCCTAATGGTGGGCAAGTGAATCGCGCCTACGAAACCTCACTCGGTGACGAAGACGAGAACTCTATGAGACTGCAGCCAAGACAGAACCAAGTCACTTTCCAAGGAAGATACCAGTAG
- the LOC126368695 gene encoding chitin synthase chs-2 isoform X3 — protein MAASGGKRRDEGSDNSDDELTPLANEIYGGSQRTVQETKGWDVFREFPPKQDSGSMETQKCLDFTVRLLKVLAYVVTFIVVLASGVLAKGTVLFMTSQLKKDRRLTYCNRDLGRDKQFVVSLPDEERVAWMWAVLAVFAIPEIGTLIRSVRICFFKTSKRPTSVQFIIVFIAETLHTIGMAMLFFKVLPELDVVKGAMITNCMCIVPAILGLLSRNSRDSKRFVKVIVDMAAIVAQVTGFIVWPLLDDKPVLWLIPISALLISLGWWENYVTRQSPIGIIKSLGRLKDELNLSRYYIYRFLSVWKILVFLVCILFSIWMEGDEPAMFFQLFNAGFGPHNIVVDEVQVTSGGTVIPDLANVTLTGDSVEVAAVYKSAFYVLLIQLFAAYFCYIFGKFACKILIQGFSYAFPINLVIPLVVNLLIAACGLRNGDNCFFHGTIPDYLFFESPPVFTLSDFISRQMAWVWLLWLLSQTWITIHIWTPKAERLASTEKLFVVPMYNGLLIDQSMALNRKRDDQKDVKTEDLAEIEKEKGDEYYETISVHTDNTGSVPKTVKSSDSITRIYACATMWHETKDEMMEFLKSILRLDEDQCARRVAQKYLRVVDPDYYEFETHIFLDDAFEISDHSDDDSQVNRFVKLLVDTIDEAASEVHQTIIRIRPPKKYPAPYGGRLTWVLPGKTKMICHLKDKAKIRHRKRWSQVMYMYYLLGHRLIELPISVDRKEVMAENTYLLTLDGDIDFQPHAVRLLIDLMKKNKNLGAACGRIHPVGSGPMVWYQMFEYAIGHWLQKATEHMIGCVLCSPGCFSLFRGKALMDDNVMKKYTLRSDEARHYVQYDQGEDRWLCTLLLQRGYRVEYSAASDAYTHCPEGFSEFYNQRRRWVPSTIANIMDLLMDYKHTIKINDNISSPYIAYQMMLMGGTILGPGTIFLMLVGAFVAAFRIDNWTSFEYNLYPIMAFMIVCFTMKSEIQLLVAQILSTAYAMIMMAVIVGTALQLGEDGVGSPSAIFLIALSSSFFIAACLHPQEFWCIVPGIIYLLSIPSMYLLLILYSIINLNVVSWGTREVQVKKTKKEIEQEKKEAEEAKKNAKQKSLLGFLPGGNNNEDEGSIEFSLAGLFKCMFCTHPKGAEEKVQLMHITSTLEKLEKKIENVERAVDPHGLHRGRKLSVGHRGSANGDHLDALAEGPEDNSSDSETDTLSTSPRERRDELINPYWIEDPELKKGEVDFLSQSELQFWKELIDKYLYPIDANKEEQARIAGDLIELRNKSVFAFFMFNALFILIVFLLQLNKDQLHVDWPLGIKTNITVIADTGEVIITKEYLQLEPIGLVFVFFFALILVIQFTAMLFHRFGTLSHILASTELNWFCTKKSEDLSQDALLDKNAIAIVKDLQKLNGLDDDYDNDSGSGPHNVGRRKTIHNLEKAKQRKRNIGTLDVAFKKRFFNMNANDGPGTPVLNRKMTLRRETLKALETRRNSVMAERRKSQMQTLGANNEYGVAGMLNNNHGVVPRHRTSTANISVKDVFGEPNGGQVNRAYETSLGDEDENSMRLQPRQNQVTFQGRYQ, from the exons CCAAAGAACGGTACAAGAAACGAAAGGATGGGACGTCTTCAGAGAGTTCCCGCCGAAGCAGGACAGTGGGTCGATGGAGACTCAGAAATGCCTGGACTTTACCGTGAGACTGCTGAAGGTCCTCGCTTACGTCGTCACCTTCATCGTGGTGCTGGCTTCTGGAGTCCTCGCGAAGGGCACAGTCCTTTTCATGACGTCACAACTCAAGAAGGATAGACGACTCACATATTGTAATAGagatttag GTAGAGACAAACAGTTCGTGGTATCCTTGCCGGACGAGGAGCGCGTTGCGTGGATGTGGGCGGTGCTCGCCGTCTTCGCCATTCCAGAGATCGGCACCCTCATCAGATCAGTCCGAATATGCTTCTTCAAGACATCCAAAAGACCAACAAGCGTTCAGTTTATTATT GTATTCATAGCGGAAACATTGCATACAATTGGAATGGCGATGCTATTCTTCAAAGTGTTACCGGAACTGGATGTGGTCAAAGGAGCTATGATAACCAACTGCATGTGCATAGTGCCAGCTATACTCGGCTTGCTATCACGCAATTCGCGAGACTCGAAGAGATTCGTGAAAGTGATTGTGGATATGGCAGCGATCGTGGCGCAAGTCACCGGATTTATAGTGTGGCCGCTTTTGGACGACAAGCCCGTTCTGTGGCTGATACCGATCTCTGCTCTCCTCATTTCACTGGGGTGGTGGGAAAATTACGTCACTCGACAAAGCCCAATTG GCATAATAAAGAGTCTAGGCAGACTAAAAGACGAGCTGAACTTGAGTCGGTATTACATATACCGTTTTCTGTCAGTATGGAAGATTCTGGTGTTCCTCGTGTGCATCCTCTTCAGCATTTGGATGGAGGGTGACGAGCCTGCTATGTTCTTCCAGTTGTTCAATGCCGGCTTTGGACCTCATAACATCGTAGTAGACGAG GTACAAGTTACATCAGGCGGAACGGTCATCCCGGATCTGGCAAACGTTACACTGACCGGCGATTCGGTTGAAGTAGCCGCCGTATACAAGTCAGCTTTCTACGTCTTACTTATACAACTGTTTGCGGCGTACTTCTGCTACATATTCGGGAAATTTGCCTGCAAAATTCTCATCCAAGGGTTCAGTTACGCTTTCCCTATCAATCTCGTCATACCGTTGGTCGTCAATTTACTAATCGCTGCCTGTGGATTGAGGAATGGTGACAACTGCTTCTTCCATGGGACTATACCTGATTACCTATTCTTTGAAAGTCCGCCAG TATTTACTCTTAGTGACTTCATCTCCCGTCAAATGGCATGGGTCTGGCTGTTATGGCTCTTGTCACAAACATGGATCACTATACACATCTGGACACCGAAAGCGGAGCGTTTGGCCTCAACAGAAAAGTTGTTCGTCGTGCCCATGTACAATGGACTGCTCATCGATCAAAGCATGGCACTGAATCGAAAGAGAGACGACCAAAAGGACGTGAAGACTGAG GACCTCGctgaaatagaaaaagaaaaaggagaCGAATACTATGAAACAATATCTGTACACACAGACAATACCGGTTCTGTTCCTAAAACAGTGAAGTCCTCAGATTCGATTACTCGTATTTACGCATGCGCTACTATGTGGCACGAAACCAAAGACGAGATGATGGAGTTCTTGAAGTCTATTCTGCGTTTAGATGAAGATCAGTGCGCTCGCCGTGTGGCACAGAAATATTTACGTGTTGTTGATCCTGACTACTACGAATTTgaaa CGCATATATTCTTAGACGACGCTTTCGAAATATCGGACCACAGTGACGACGATTCACAAGTGAATCGCTTCGTGAAACTCCTAGTGGATACGATCGACGAAGCTGCCTCCGAAGTGCACCAGACAATTATTCGTATTAGACCACCGAAGAAGTACCCTGCACCATACGGCGGAAGACTGACTTGGGTTCTGCCCGGAAAGACCAAAATGATCTGTCATCTGAAGGACAAGGCAAAAATCCGTCATAGGAAGCGTTGGTCTCAG GTAATGTACATGTACTATTTACTGGGTCACCGTCTAATAGAGCTGCCGATATCTGTAGATCGTAAAGAAGTAATGGCTGAAAACACTTACTTGCTGACCCTTGACGGAGACATTGACTTTCAACCACATGCCGTCCGTTTACTAATTGACTTGatgaagaagaataagaatctTGGAGCTGCTTGCGGTCGTATTCACCCTGTCGGATCTG GCCCTATGGTATGGTATCAAATGTTTGAATATGCTATTGGCCATTGGCTGCAAAAGGCAACAGAACACATGATCGGGTGCGTACTCTGTAGTCCGGGATGCTTCTCTCTGTTCAGAGGAAAGGCTCTTATGGACGATAATGTGATGAAGAAGTACACTCTACGATCAGACGAGGCTCGGCATTACGTACAGTACGATCAAG GGGAAGATCGTTGGTTGTGCACTCTCTTACTACAAAGAGGCTATCGTGTAGAATACTCAGCTGCCTCAGATGCCTACACGCACTGTCCCGAAGGTTTCAGCGAGTTCTACAATCAGCGTCGTCGTTGGGTGCCTTCCACCATCGCCAACATTATGGATCTGCTTATGGACTACAAACATACGATCAAGAtcaacgacaatatttcttcaCCCTACATTGCTTATCAA ATGATGTTGATGGGCGGTACGATCCTGGGTCCCGGCACTATATTCCTTATGTTGGTGGGTGCCTTCGTGGCTGCTTTCCGAATCGACAACTGGACATCTTTCGAATACAACCTCTATCCCATTATGGCCTTCATGATCGTTTGCTTCACGATGAAATCCGAAATACAG CTACTGGTGGCACAAATTCTATCAACTGCATATGCAATGATAATGATGGCTGTGATAGTCGGTACGGCTCTTCAGTTAGGCGAGGACGGCGTGGGATCTCCTTCGGCTATTTTCTTGATAGCTCTCTCAAGTTCATTTTTCATAGCAGCCTGTTTGCATCCACAAGAATTTTGGTGCATCGTGCCTGGTATCATCTATCTACTGTCTATTCCGTCTATGTACTTACTATTGATTTTGTACTCGATAATAAATCTCAATGTTGTAAGTTGGGGTACTCGAGAAGTACAAGTTAAGAAGACTAAAAAG GAAATTGAACAAGAGAAAAAAGAAGCAGAGGAAGCCAAGAAAAATGCTAAACAAAAGTCGTTACTTGGGTTCCTGCCTGGAGGAAACAATAATGAAGATGAGGGTTCAATTGAATTCTCATTGGCTGGTTTATTCAAGTGCATGTTCTGCACACATCCTAAAGGAGCAGAAGAAAAAGTTCAATTGATGCACATAACGTCGACGCTTGAAAAACTGgaaaagaaaattgaaaatgTAGAAAG AGCTGTTGATCCTCATGGACTACACAGAGGCCGGAAATTATCAGTGGGACATCGCGGTAGTGCTAACGGAGATCACTTGGATGCTCTTGCTGAAGGCCCTGAAGACAACAGTTCTGATTCCGAGACAGACACCCTATCCACATCGCCTAGA GAACGCCGAGATGAACTAATAAACCCATACTGGATTGAAGATCCTGAACTCAAAAAGGGTGAAGTCGACTTTTTGAGTCAGTCTGAATTACAATTCTGGAAAGAACTGATAGACAAATATCTGTATCCCATTGATGCAAACAAAGAGGAGCAG GCTCGAATCGCAGGAGATCTGATAGAGCTTCGGAATAAGTCAGTTTTTGCGTTCTTTATGTTTAACGCGTTATTCATATTGATAGTGTTTTTGTTACAACTCAACAAAGATCAACTCCATGTGGATTGGCCTTTGGGAATAAAGACAAACATAACCGTCATCGCGGATACAGGCGAG GTGATCATTACAAAAGAATATTTACAATTGGAGCCCATCGGTCTGGTGTTTGTGTTCTTCTTCGCGCTGATCTTGGTCATCCAGTTCACTGCGATGTTGTTCCATAGATTTGGAACTTTATCGCACATATTAGCATCTACAGAACTGAACTGGTTCTGTACGAAGaag TCTGAAGACTTGTCTCAAGATGCATTGCTGGATAAGAATGCAATAGCAATAGTCAAAGATTTACAAAAACTTAACGGTTTGGATGACGATTACGACAACGATTCCGGATCAGGACCACATAACGTCGGAAGGAGGAAAACCATCCATAACCTGGAGAAAGCCAAGCAGAGGAAGAGGAATATAGGGACGTTGGATGTCGCGTTCAAGAAACGTTTCTTCAATATGAATGCTAACGACGGGCCGG GAACACCGGTACTAAATCGCAAGATGACGCTACGAAGAGAAACGCTGAAAGCTTTAGAAACAAGAAGAAACTCCGTGATGGCTGAGCGGAGAAAGTCGCAAATGCAAACGCTTGGTGCTAACAACGAATACGGTGTTGCTGGCATG CTAAATAACAACCATGGAGTTGTGCCGCGTCATCGTACCTCCACCGCCAATATATCGGTCAAGGATGTGTTCGGCGAGCCTAATGGTGGGCAAGTGAATCGCGCCTACGAAACCTCACTCGGTGACGAAGACGAGAACTCTATGAGACTGCAGCCAAGACAGAACCAAGTCACTTTCCAAGGAAGATACCAGTAG